One window of the Eucalyptus grandis isolate ANBG69807.140 chromosome 6, ASM1654582v1, whole genome shotgun sequence genome contains the following:
- the LOC104452164 gene encoding oligopeptide transporter 5: MPIFIGGSTGIPPASILNYTSWGVVGIFFNVYVYKRFKENEYTLDDCPIEEVRLTVSTADDPSLPSLTFRTWVLGVASCVILSFVNKFFGYRSNQLSVSSVSAQIVVLPIGRLMAATLPSKPIQVPFTRWSFSLNPGPFNLKEHVLITIFANSGAGGVYAMHIITIVKAFYRKGIHIVAAFMLAQTTQMLGYGWAGLFRKYLVDSPYMWWPANLVQVSLFRALHENEKRPKGGSTRLQFFITAFIASFAYYVIPAYFIPSISAISFVCLIWTKSITAQQIGSGLHGLGLGSFGLDWSTVASFLGSPLAYPAFAIVNTLIGFFLMIYVALPILYWSNAYEAKRFPILTSHTFDSAGQTYNITRILNAKTFDIDMEAYNGYSKLYLSVMFAFTYGLSFATLTATISHVALFNGKSIWQMWKKTTQTLQGHLGDVHTRIMKENYEAVPQWWFHIILIVMMGLALWTCEGFDKQLQLPWWGVLLACGMAFFFTLPIGIIAATTNSPPGLNVITELVIGYMYPGKPLANVAFKTYGYISMTQALSFLSDFKLGHYMKVPPKSMFLVQLVGTLLASSVYFFTGWWLLTTVENICDPSLLPEGSPWTCPGDDVFYNASIIWGVIGPLRMFTKLGVYPEMNWFFLIGFLAPVPVWYLSRKFPNQKWIPYVNMPVLLGATQMMPPAKPVHYLSWGAVGIFFNFYIYKRYRGWWARYNYVLSAALDAGVAFLGVLLYFALQSNDISGPEWWGLMNDDHCALASCPTAPGIVAEDCPVII, translated from the exons ATGATTGCCCGATCGAAGAGGTGCGCCTGACTGTTTCGACCGCGGATGACCCTTCACTGCCCTCTTTGACATTCAGGACATGGGTTCTTGGAGTGGCCTCTTGTGTTATCCTCTCCTTCGTGAACAAATTCTTTGGCTACCGCTCGAACCAGCTCTCTGTCTCGTCAGTTTCAGCACAGATTGTTGTGCTTCCCATAGGAAGACTGATGGCTGCAACGCTCCCTTCAAAGCCAATCCAGGTCCCGTTCACGAGATGGTCGTTCTCGCTGAACCCAGGACCTTTCAATTTGAAAGAACATGTTCTGATCACAATCTTTGCGAACTCGGGGGCAGGTGGAGTCTATGCGATGCACATAATCACAATTGTCAAGGCTTTTTATCGCAAGGGTATTCATATTGTCGCAGCCTTCATGCTCGCACAGACTACTCAG ATGCTTGGGTATGGCTGGGCTGGTTTGTTCAGAAAATACCTAGTAGACTCTCCCTATATGTGGTGGCCCGCAAACCTCGTTCAGGTCTCTCTCTTCAG GGCtttacatgaaaatgaaaagagaccCAAAGGAGGATCTACAAGACTCCAATTCTTCATTACGGCTTTCATTGCGAGCTTTGCTTATTATGTGATTCCAGCCTATTTTATTCCTTCTATATCTGCCATCTCCTTTGTTTGCTTGATATGGACTAAATCGATCACCGCCCAGCAAATCGGCTCCGGCCTCCACGGCCTTGGCTTGGGCTCGTTTGGCCTCGACTGGTCCACCGTCGCTAGCTTCTTGGGAAGCCCTTTGGCCTACCCAGCCTTTGCCATCGTCAACACCCTGATTGGGTTCttcttgatgatatatgttgcTCTCCCCATTCTGTATTGGTCCAATGCATACGAAGCTAAACGGTTCCCCATCTTAACCTCCCATACTTTCGACTCAGCTGGCCAAACCTATAACATCACTCGGATCCTCAATGCCAAGACTTTTGACATTGATATGGAGGCCTATAATGGTTATAGCAAACTTTACCTCAGCGTCATGTTTGCATTCACTTATGGGTTGAGCTTTGCAACCTTAACAGCTACCATTTCACATGTCGCCCTTTTCAATGGAAA ATCAATATGGCAGATGTGGAAGAAAACTACGCAAACATTGCAGGGTCACTTAGGGGATGTGCACACGAGAATAATGAAGGAGAACTATGAAGCGGTACCTCAGTGGTGGTTTCACATAATATTGATTGTGATGATGGGACTTGCTCTGTGGACATGTGAAGGATTCGACAAGCAGCTCCAATTACCGTGGTGGGGAGTTCTGCTTGCGTGCGGGATGGCATTTTTCTTCACTTTACCTATTGGGATAATTGCGGCCACAACAAACTCG CCACCAGGGTTAAATGTGATCACAGAGTTGGTCATAGGGTATATGTATCCAGGGAAGCCTCTTGCTAATGTAGCATTTAAGACGTATGGGTACATCAGTATGACCCAAGCTCTCTCGTTCCTATCTGACTTCAAATTAGGTCATTACATGAAGGTCCCTCCTAAATCAATGTTTTTGGTTCAG TTGGTGGGGACTCTTCTTGCATCAAGTGTCTACTTTTTTACGGGATGGTGGCTTCTCACCACCGTAGAAAACATTTGTGACCCATCTCTCCTACCAGAGGGAAGCCCTTGGACGTGCCCCGGAGACGATGTCTTCTACAATGCTTCGATCATTTGGGGAGTCATCGGACCACTACGGATGTTCACGAAGCTTGGGGTCTACCCCGAGATGAACTGGTTCTTCCTCATTGGATTCCTCGCTCCAGTGCCCGTTTGGTACCTGTCGCGAAAATTCCCCAACCAAAAGTGGATTCCGTACGTGAACATGCCGGTACTCTTAGGAGCTACACAGATGATGCCACCAGCAAAACCTGTGCACTATTTGTCTTGGGGGGCAGTCggaatcttcttcaacttctatATTTACAAAAGGTACAGGGGGTGGTGGGCTCGCTATAACTATGTTCTGTCAGCTGCTCTGGATGCCGGAGTCGCCTTCCTGGGAGTGCTGCTCTATTTCGCCCTGCAATCAAACGACATTAGTGGCCCTGAATGGTGGGGACTTATGAATGATGATCATTGCGCGTTGGCTTCTTGTCCTACAGCACCTGGAATTGTGGCTGAGGACTGTCCAGTTATAATATAA
- the LOC104452163 gene encoding oligopeptide transporter 1, producing MAYRAGINEDNDCPIEEVRLTVLTTDDPSLPVLTFRTWVLGIVSCIILAFVNQFFGYRSNQLYISSVSAQIVVLPIGKLMAATLPSKPIQVPFTKWSFSLNPGPFNLKEHVLITIFANSGAGGVYALSIVTIVKAFYHKNIHIMAAFMLAQTTQMLGYGWAGLFRKYLVDSPYMWWPSNLVQVSLFRALNEKERRPKGGLTRLQFFLMAFIASFAYYVIPGYFVPSISAFSVVCLIWTKSVTAQQIGSGLHGLGLGSFGLDWSTVAAFLGSPLAYPAYAIVNIMIGFFLMVYVVLPISYWSNLYEAKRFPIVSSNTFDSTGQTYNITRILNAKAFDINMEAYNGYSKLYLSIMFAFTYGLSFATLTATLSHVALFHGKSIWRMWKKTTETLEGNFGDVHTRIMKENYEAVPQWWFHIILIMMVALSMWTCEGFNHQLQLPWWGLLLACALALFFTLPIGIITATTNMMPGLNVITELVIGYLYPGKPLANVAFKTYGYISMTQALSFLSDFKLGHYMKIPPKSMFVAQLVGTLLASSVYFATAWWLLTTVEHICDTSLLPEGSPWTCPGDDVFYNASIIWGVVGPLRMFAKYGIYPEINWFFLIGFLAPVPVWFLSRKFPNQKWILSINMPIIIGATQMMPPARAVHYLTWGAVGIFFNFYIYKRFKGWWTRYNYVLSAALDAGLAIMGVLLFFTLQSYDVFGPDWWGAMNDDHCPLATCPTAPGIVTEDCPVVR from the exons ATGGCTTACCGTGCAGGAATCAACGAAGATAATGATTGCCCGATCGAAGAGGTGCGCCTCACGGTTCTGACCACGGATGACCCTTCACTGCCCGTCTTGACATTCAGGACTTGGGTTCTTGGAATTGTCTCTTGTATTATCCTCGCCTTTGTGAACCAATTCTTTGGCTACCGCTCGAACCAGCTCTATATCTCGTCAGTTTCAGCACAGATTGTTGTGCTTCCCATAGGGAAACTGATGGCTGCAACGCTCCCTTCAAAGCCAATCCAGGTCCCGTTCACGAAATGGTCGTTCTCACTGAACCCAGGACCTTTCAATTTGAAAGAACATGTTTTGATCACTATCTTTGCAAACTCGGGGGCTGGTGGAGTATATGCGCTGTCGATAGTCACCATAGTGAAGgctttttatcacaaaaatattcATATCATGGCAGCCTTCATGCTAGCACAAACTACTCAG ATGCTTGGGTATGGCTGGGCCGGTTTGTTCAGAAAATATCTTGTAGACTCTCCCTATATGTGGTGGCCGTCAAACCTTGTACAGGTCTCTCTTTTcag GGCTTTGAATGAGAAGGAAAGGAGACCCAAGGGAGGACTCACAAGACTCCAATTTTTCCTCATGGCTTTCATAGCAAGCTTTGCTTATTATGTGATTCCAGGCTATTTTGTCCCTTCAATATCTGCCTTCTCCGTTGTTTGCTTGATATGGACTAAATCGGTCACGGCCCAGCAAATCGGCTCTGGCCTCCATGGCCTTGGCTTGGGCTCGTTCGGCCTCGACTGGTCCACGGTCGCTGCATTCTTGGGAAGCCCTTTGGCCTACCCAGCCTATGCCATCGTCAACATCATGATTGGGTTCTTCTTGATGGTCTATGTCGTTCTCCCCATTTCGTATTGGTCCAATTTATATGAAGCTAAACGGTTCCCCATCGTATCCTCCAACACTTTCGACTCAACTGGCCAAACCTATAACATCACTCGGATCCTCAACGCCAAGGCTTTTGACATCAATATGGAGGCCTATAATGGTTATAGCAAACTTTACCTCAGCATCATGTTTGCATTCACTTACGGGTTGAGCTTTGCAACCTTGACAGCTACCCTTTCACATGTCGCCCTTTTCCATGGAAA ATCAATATGGCGGATGTGGAAGAAAACGACGGAAACATTGGAGGGTAACTTTGGAGATGTGCACACGAGAATAATGAAGGAGAACTATGAAGCGGTACCTCAATGGTGGTTTCACATAATCTTGATTATGATGGTGGCACTTTCTATGTGGACATGTGAAGGTTTCAACCACCAGCTCCAACTACCGTGGTGGGGACTTCTGCTCGCATGCGCTTTAGCACTATTCTTCACTTTACCTATTGGGATAATTACAGCCACAACAAACATG ATGCCAGGGTTGAACGTGATCACAGAATTGGTCATAGGGTATTTATATCCAGGAAAGCCTCTCGCTAATGTAGCATTCAAGACGTATGGATACATTAGTATGACCCAAGCTCTCTCGTTTCTATCAGACTTTAAGTTAGGTCATTACATGAAGATTCCGCCCAAATCAATGTTTGTCGCGCAG TTGGTGGGGACTCTTCTTGCATCAAGTGTCTACTTCGCGACGGCATGGTGGCTTCTCACCACCGTAGAACACATTTGTGACACGTCTCTATTACCAGAGGGAAGCCCTTGGACATGCCCTGGAGATGATGTCTTTTACAATGCTTCGATCATCTGGGGAGTCGTCGGACCGCTCCGAATGTTTGCAAAGTACGGGATCTATCCCGAGATCAACTGGTTCTTCCTCATTGGATTCCTCGCTCCGGTGCCCGTCTGGTTCCTGTCAAGAAAATTCCCCAACCAGAAGTGGATTCTGTCCATAAACATGCCGATTATCATAGGAGCTACACAGATGATGCCACCAGCAAGAGCTGTGCACTATTTGACTTGGGGTGCAGTTggaatcttcttcaacttctatATTTACAAAAGGTTCAAGGGGTGGTGGACTCGGTATAACTACGTTCTGTCAGCTGCTCTGGATGCTGGACTCGCTATCATGGGAGTGCTGCTCTTTTTCACCCTTCAATCATACGACGTTTTTGGCCCAGATTGGTGGGGAGCTATGAATGATGATCATTGCCCGTTGGCTACTTGTCCTACAGCACCTGGAATTGTGACGGAGGACTGTCCGGTTGTAAGATAA